In the genome of Macellibacteroides fermentans, one region contains:
- a CDS encoding DUF2264 domain-containing protein: MERRDFVKTMAAGAALGIITQDTQAVGIHNSSEKTDVTDRNDRAYWCDLMYRMAEPVLSAMAKGELRKRMSVEVSPSWDGRDKSVTYMECFGRLMSGLAPWLSLPDDETQEGKQRKQLREWALQSYAHSVDPKSPDYLLWHSEGQPLVDSAFFSNALIRAPKQLWEPQDKVTKERIISELKQLRRVKPPYSNWLLFAAMNEAFFKSVGESYDPMRVDLSIRKMNEWYAGDGWYMDGERFHYDYYNSFVIQPMLLEILEVFSEQSESEKKAYNQALKRIQRYSEQLERMISPEGTFPPFGRSLTYRTGAFQPLSLLAWKKLLPEKLSEGQVRSALTAVQKRIFTNPTNFNAEGFLTIGFAGKQPELGDSYSNNGSMYLTSECFLALGLPATDSFWTAPAADWTAKKAFANDKFPKDYAVNY, encoded by the coding sequence ATGGAAAGACGGGATTTTGTAAAAACAATGGCAGCCGGCGCTGCATTAGGAATTATCACTCAAGACACGCAGGCTGTCGGCATACATAATTCTTCAGAAAAAACAGATGTAACAGATAGAAATGACAGAGCATACTGGTGCGACTTGATGTATAGAATGGCCGAACCCGTTTTATCTGCCATGGCAAAGGGTGAACTCAGAAAAAGAATGTCTGTTGAAGTCAGCCCATCCTGGGATGGAAGAGATAAATCCGTTACCTATATGGAGTGTTTCGGCCGTTTAATGTCCGGCCTGGCCCCGTGGCTTTCGCTCCCCGACGACGAGACTCAGGAAGGCAAACAAAGAAAACAACTTAGGGAGTGGGCTTTGCAGAGTTATGCTCATTCGGTAGATCCTAAAAGTCCGGATTATCTGTTATGGCATTCCGAAGGACAGCCGCTTGTTGATTCGGCATTCTTCTCCAATGCTTTAATACGAGCACCTAAACAATTGTGGGAACCCCAGGATAAGGTCACCAAAGAAAGAATCATATCGGAACTTAAACAATTGAGACGAGTTAAACCTCCCTACTCAAATTGGTTGCTTTTCGCAGCCATGAATGAAGCCTTTTTTAAGTCGGTTGGCGAATCGTACGATCCGATGCGGGTAGACCTTTCCATCAGAAAGATGAATGAATGGTATGCAGGTGATGGTTGGTATATGGATGGAGAGCGTTTCCATTACGATTACTATAATTCGTTTGTAATTCAGCCCATGCTGTTGGAGATTCTCGAAGTCTTTTCCGAACAAAGCGAATCGGAAAAGAAAGCGTACAATCAGGCTTTAAAAAGAATTCAGCGTTATTCGGAACAACTGGAGCGTATGATATCTCCCGAAGGGACTTTTCCTCCTTTTGGACGGTCACTCACTTACCGTACAGGAGCTTTCCAGCCCTTATCGTTGCTGGCCTGGAAAAAGTTATTGCCCGAAAAGCTTTCCGAAGGGCAGGTAAGGTCAGCGCTTACTGCTGTACAAAAACGGATATTTACGAATCCCACTAATTTTAATGCTGAAGGATTTCTGACTATCGGATTTGCCGGCAAACAGCCTGAGTTAGGTGATTCATATAGCAACAATGGAAGTATGTACCTTACGTCCGAATGCTTTCTGGCTCTTGGACTGCCTGCGACGGACTCTTTTTGGACAGCACCAGCAGCCGACTGGACAGCCAAAAAGGCATTTGCAAATGATAAATTCCCAAAGGATTATGCAGTAAACTATTAA
- a CDS encoding MFS transporter yields the protein MKSSNSYARIIPVMFAFFSMGFVDLVGIATNYIKEDFMLTDTMANLMPSMVFFWFLIFSVPTGMLMNKIGRRKTVVISLLVTALALLIPVVGYSFAFMLLSFSLLGIGNTLMQVSLNPLVANIVAGDRLASSLTLGQFVKAIASFLAPIIAAWAVITFGDWKMLFPIFGVIAILAAGTLSLTNIKEQPIEGKQSTFSECFSLLGDKLVFMLFLGILVHVGIDVGINLTAPKLLIERMDMTLADAGYSTSLYFLFRTLGCFSGAIILARFSAKKFFIISVASMVIAVGGLYFGHSLLSLYICVALIGFGNSNVFSIMFSQALLHLPQRNNEISGLMVMGISGGAVFPLLMGIASDALSGQIGAVIVLTICVMYLVVLAPKIK from the coding sequence ATGAAAAGTTCAAATTCCTATGCACGTATCATCCCGGTGATGTTTGCTTTCTTTTCGATGGGTTTTGTTGATTTGGTTGGTATTGCTACGAATTACATAAAGGAAGATTTTATGTTGACTGATACCATGGCGAATCTGATGCCTTCCATGGTTTTCTTTTGGTTCCTGATTTTCTCGGTTCCAACCGGCATGCTGATGAACAAGATCGGCCGGCGAAAGACAGTAGTTATCAGTCTGCTTGTAACAGCTCTGGCCTTGTTGATTCCGGTAGTCGGTTACAGTTTTGCATTTATGCTGCTTTCTTTTTCTTTGTTAGGAATCGGAAATACATTGATGCAGGTCTCTTTAAATCCGTTGGTTGCCAACATAGTTGCGGGCGACCGATTGGCCAGCAGCCTCACACTCGGCCAGTTTGTTAAAGCGATTGCTTCGTTTCTGGCACCAATTATAGCTGCTTGGGCAGTTATAACATTCGGCGATTGGAAGATGCTTTTTCCTATTTTTGGAGTCATCGCAATATTGGCCGCGGGAACTTTGTCTCTTACAAATATAAAAGAGCAGCCTATTGAAGGAAAACAGTCTACATTTTCGGAATGCTTTAGTTTGTTGGGTGATAAGCTTGTGTTTATGTTATTCCTGGGCATCTTGGTTCATGTAGGTATTGATGTAGGTATCAACCTTACGGCACCGAAGTTGCTGATAGAGCGTATGGACATGACCTTGGCTGATGCGGGATATTCAACCAGCCTTTATTTTCTGTTTCGAACACTCGGTTGTTTCTCCGGAGCTATAATCCTGGCCCGTTTTTCTGCCAAAAAATTCTTCATAATCAGTGTTGCCTCCATGGTTATTGCTGTTGGCGGACTTTATTTCGGACATAGCCTTTTATCGCTTTACATCTGTGTAGCGCTGATCGGGTTCGGTAATTCCAACGTATTTTCAATCATGTTTTCGCAAGCGCTGCTTCATTTACCTCAACGAAACAACGAGATCTCCGGTCTCATGGTAATGGGAATTTCCGGAGGAGCTGTCTTCCCCTTGTTGATGGGTATTGCTTCCGATGCCTTATCGGGACAGATCGGCGCGGTAATTGTTCTAACAATTTGTGTCATGTATTTAGTTGTTCTGGCCCCAAAGATTAAATAA
- a CDS encoding carbohydrate kinase family protein codes for MKNKPVIVGIGELLWDMLPSGKKAGGAPVNFVYHASLLGAESYAISAIGKDALGDEILQELDKIKLSYFIERVDYPTGTVLVQLKEGIPNYTIIENVAWDYIPATDEVKQLARRTDAICFGTLAQRSVVSRSTIHEILSLVPQSAYRILDINIRQHFYSKQIIEESLRLCNVFKMNDDELELLREMFPLDGCDEDAACRWFLNHFNLKVVILTAGADYSKVITKDDYSCIQTTKVKVVDTVGAGDSFTGAFISSLIQGKSLQESHQFAVDKAAYVCTKAGAWTV; via the coding sequence ATGAAAAATAAACCTGTAATTGTTGGAATTGGAGAGCTTCTGTGGGATATGCTTCCATCCGGGAAAAAAGCCGGAGGGGCACCGGTTAATTTTGTCTATCACGCCTCACTTCTGGGAGCCGAGAGCTACGCTATCAGTGCTATCGGTAAGGATGCTCTTGGGGATGAAATTTTGCAAGAGCTTGATAAAATAAAACTAAGCTATTTCATAGAAAGGGTGGATTATCCAACCGGAACTGTATTGGTGCAGCTGAAAGAAGGAATTCCCAATTATACGATAATAGAGAATGTGGCTTGGGATTATATCCCGGCAACGGATGAGGTGAAACAGCTGGCAAGACGTACCGATGCGATTTGTTTCGGAACATTGGCACAGCGTTCGGTAGTATCCAGAAGTACCATTCATGAAATTTTATCCCTGGTACCTCAAAGTGCCTATCGTATATTGGATATAAATATTCGTCAGCATTTTTATTCGAAGCAGATAATTGAAGAATCTCTTCGGTTGTGCAACGTTTTTAAAATGAATGATGATGAATTAGAGTTGCTGCGTGAGATGTTTCCATTGGATGGATGCGATGAGGACGCTGCCTGCAGATGGTTTCTCAACCATTTTAACCTGAAGGTAGTGATTCTTACAGCCGGGGCCGATTATAGTAAGGTAATTACAAAAGACGATTATTCCTGCATTCAAACAACCAAAGTGAAGGTGGTGGATACGGTAGGAGCCGGCGATTCATTTACGGGGGCTTTCATCTCATCGCTCATTCAGGGAAAATCATTGCAGGAGTCGCATCAGTTTGCTGTTGATAAAGCTGCATACGTTTGTACCAAAGCCGGAGCGTGGACCGTATGA
- a CDS encoding glycoside hydrolase family 32 protein: protein MKTTYVYLLSMLFLTTACLQTKSKDNEESGAGNKFQEKFRPQVHFTPQKHWMNDPNGMVYYKGEYHLFYQHYPEKSVWGPMHWGHAISTDLVHWEHMPIAIYPDSLGYIFSGSAVADHNNTSGLGTKENPPLVAFFTYHDMKAEKEGRFTEIESQAIAYSLDKGRTWSKYKGNPVVKNPGIRDFRDPKVIWHNDSKQWIMSIASGQVIKFYSSPNCLDWTYLSEFGEGRGEHGGVWECPDLFPLQVKGSNETKWVLIVNINPGGPAGGSATQYFVGDFNGKEFISAQSKTQWMDYGKDNYAGVTWSNAPESRRILIGWMNNWEYAGEKPCIEWSGAATFPRELGLVKELDTYLLTSEPVKEIEKLYGEKVEFINQDIKGIMTISDRIPFAKSPVDIRLRFDIADKTKMGFPSKYGITLKNSRGEYITVGYDNVDSFFYVDRTNAVGEVFSEKFALTHIVPFIANGNYADWRIVVDKTSLEFFAADNKVVITDLYYPTEDFDIIEIFAENGQIRLGEASITELKSIWK from the coding sequence ATGAAAACAACGTATGTCTATTTGCTATCCATGTTATTTTTAACGACAGCATGTCTGCAGACTAAATCAAAAGATAACGAAGAGTCAGGTGCAGGAAATAAATTTCAGGAAAAGTTCCGCCCACAGGTTCACTTTACGCCGCAAAAGCATTGGATGAATGATCCCAACGGAATGGTTTATTACAAAGGAGAATACCATCTGTTTTATCAACATTATCCCGAAAAGTCGGTTTGGGGACCGATGCACTGGGGGCATGCTATCAGCACAGACCTGGTTCACTGGGAGCATATGCCCATAGCAATTTATCCGGACAGTCTGGGTTATATCTTTTCCGGTAGTGCTGTTGCCGACCACAATAACACCTCCGGATTAGGAACAAAGGAAAATCCTCCTTTAGTTGCCTTTTTTACCTATCACGACATGAAGGCGGAAAAAGAGGGCAGGTTTACCGAAATCGAATCTCAGGCTATCGCGTATAGTCTGGACAAAGGGCGTACCTGGTCCAAATACAAAGGAAATCCGGTTGTGAAGAATCCCGGAATCCGCGATTTCAGAGATCCAAAAGTTATCTGGCATAATGATTCGAAACAGTGGATTATGAGTATCGCTTCAGGGCAGGTTATTAAATTCTACTCATCTCCCAATTGCCTTGACTGGACTTATCTGAGTGAGTTCGGAGAGGGGCGTGGTGAACATGGAGGTGTTTGGGAATGTCCGGATCTGTTCCCGTTGCAGGTTAAAGGATCCAATGAAACCAAGTGGGTACTGATTGTCAACATTAATCCCGGAGGACCTGCCGGAGGTTCTGCAACCCAATATTTTGTAGGTGATTTTAATGGAAAAGAATTTATTTCGGCACAATCCAAAACCCAATGGATGGATTATGGGAAGGATAATTATGCAGGGGTAACCTGGAGCAACGCTCCCGAAAGCCGCAGGATCCTTATCGGATGGATGAACAATTGGGAATATGCAGGCGAAAAGCCTTGCATCGAGTGGAGCGGAGCTGCTACCTTCCCGCGTGAACTGGGATTGGTTAAAGAGCTGGACACCTACCTGCTTACATCCGAACCGGTAAAAGAGATTGAAAAACTGTACGGCGAAAAGGTGGAGTTTATTAATCAGGACATAAAAGGCATCATGACAATCTCGGATAGAATCCCGTTTGCCAAGTCGCCGGTAGACATCAGACTTCGATTTGACATTGCAGATAAAACAAAAATGGGATTCCCCTCCAAGTATGGTATTACATTGAAAAACTCGCGTGGAGAATATATTACGGTGGGGTACGATAATGTGGATTCATTCTTTTATGTAGACCGTACCAATGCCGTTGGTGAAGTTTTCTCGGAAAAGTTTGCTCTCACCCATATAGTTCCTTTTATTGCAAATGGTAATTACGCTGACTGGAGAATAGTGGTGGATAAAACATCTCTTGAATTTTTTGCAGCGGATAATAAAGTGGTGATCACGGATCTATACTATCCAACCGAAGATTTTGATATAATCGAGATCTTTGCCGAGAACGGACAGATACGGTTGGGCGAAGCCTCAATTACCGAATTAAAATCCATATGGAAATAA